A part of Roseitalea porphyridii genomic DNA contains:
- the hisB gene encoding imidazoleglycerol-phosphate dehydratase HisB codes for MSARTAKVSRTTNETDIAVTVNLDGTGSRSIATGIGFFDHMLDQLSRHSLIDMTIEAKGDTHIDDHHTVEDVGIALGQAIDEALGDRRGVTRYASLDLAMDEALTRAAIDVSGRPFLVWNVAFTALKIGTFDTELVREFFQALSQHAGITLHVENFHAANSHHIAETCFKAVARVLRTAVEIDPRQADAIPSTKGSLGG; via the coding sequence ATGAGCGCGCGCACGGCCAAGGTCAGCCGCACGACCAACGAAACCGACATCGCCGTCACCGTCAATCTGGACGGCACCGGCAGCCGGTCGATCGCGACCGGCATCGGCTTTTTCGATCACATGCTCGACCAGCTTTCGCGCCATTCGCTGATCGACATGACGATCGAAGCGAAAGGCGACACCCATATCGACGACCATCACACGGTCGAGGATGTCGGCATCGCGCTCGGGCAGGCGATCGATGAGGCGCTCGGCGACCGGCGCGGCGTGACGCGCTATGCCAGCCTCGATCTGGCCATGGACGAGGCGCTGACGCGGGCGGCGATCGACGTGTCCGGCCGGCCGTTCCTGGTCTGGAATGTGGCCTTCACCGCGCTGAAGATCGGAACGTTCGACACCGAACTGGTGCGCGAATTCTTCCAGGCGCTCAGCCAGCACGCCGGCATCACGCTGCATGTGGAGAATTTCCACGCCGCCAACAGCCATCACATCGCCGAGACCTGCTTCAAGGCGGTGGCGCGCGTGCTGCGCACGGCGGTCGAGATCGATCCGCGGCAGGCCGACGCGATCCCGTCGACCAAGGGCTCGCTGGGCGGCTAG
- a CDS encoding DUF2628 domain-containing protein, producing the protein MARYVILRHEDATPSANRPAVLTIRDGFSLLAFLFPLFWLIWHRLWIAALAVLAASVALALLARDPQWALLGLPLNLLLGAFVGLEAQGWRIGAARLRGYRLADIVDADTRDEAELRFVAMNAATNDAAPLKADMVPGRGLAAAETPDFLFAAPGGVNR; encoded by the coding sequence ATGGCGCGTTATGTGATCCTGCGGCACGAGGATGCCACGCCGTCGGCGAACCGCCCGGCGGTGCTGACGATCCGCGACGGGTTCTCGCTGCTCGCCTTCCTGTTTCCGCTTTTCTGGCTGATCTGGCATCGGCTGTGGATCGCCGCGCTGGCGGTGCTGGCGGCCTCGGTCGCGCTCGCCCTGCTGGCGCGTGATCCGCAATGGGCGCTGCTTGGCCTGCCGCTCAACCTGCTGCTGGGCGCCTTCGTCGGGCTCGAGGCGCAGGGTTGGCGCATCGGCGCGGCGCGGCTGCGTGGCTACCGGCTTGCCGACATCGTCGACGCCGACACCCGCGACGAGGCCGAGCTGCGGTTCGTCGCCATGAACGCCGCAACCAATGACGCGGCGCCGCTGAAGGCGGACATGGTGCCCGGCCGCGGCCTGGCGGCCGCCGAGACGCCCGATTTCCTGTTCGCCGCGCCGGGCGGGGTGAATCGCTGA
- the hisH gene encoding imidazole glycerol phosphate synthase subunit HisH, with the protein MRVAIIDYGSGNLRSAHKAFERAARERGLNAQVEVTADAERVASADRIVLPGVGAYADCRAGLDAVPGMHEAIDEAVIARGRPFLGICVGMQLMATRGLEKTVTPGFDWIGGDVTLMTPADPDLRIPQIGWNTLDVARDHPLLAGIRTGPDGWHAYFVHSYHLAAEDAGDVVATCDYGGPVTAVVARNNLAGTQFHPEKSQTLGLALIGNFLGWTP; encoded by the coding sequence ATGCGCGTTGCGATCATCGACTATGGTTCGGGCAATCTGCGCTCGGCGCACAAGGCGTTCGAGCGCGCCGCCCGCGAACGCGGCCTGAATGCGCAGGTCGAGGTCACCGCCGACGCGGAGCGGGTCGCAAGCGCCGACCGGATCGTGCTTCCGGGCGTTGGCGCCTATGCCGACTGCCGCGCCGGGTTGGATGCGGTGCCCGGCATGCACGAGGCGATCGACGAGGCGGTCATCGCCAGGGGCCGGCCGTTTCTGGGCATCTGCGTGGGCATGCAGCTCATGGCGACGCGCGGGCTCGAAAAGACCGTCACGCCGGGCTTTGACTGGATCGGCGGCGACGTCACGCTGATGACCCCGGCCGATCCGGACCTGCGCATCCCGCAGATCGGCTGGAACACGCTCGATGTGGCGCGCGATCACCCGCTGCTGGCCGGCATCCGCACCGGTCCGGACGGCTGGCATGCCTATTTCGTCCATTCCTATCACTTGGCGGCCGAAGATGCCGGCGACGTGGTCGCCACCTGCGACTATGGCGGGCCGGTGACGGCGGTCGTCGCGCGGAACAATCTGGCCGGCACGCAGTTTCATCCCGAAAAGAGCCAGACCCTCGGCTTGGCCCTGATCGGAAATTTCCTGGGCTGGACGCCATGA
- the hisA gene encoding 1-(5-phosphoribosyl)-5-[(5-phosphoribosylamino)methylideneamino]imidazole-4-carboxamide isomerase: MTGTKILFPAIDLKDGQCVRLKLGDMEQATIYNEDPAAQAKAFEDEGFGWLHVVDLNGAFKGESVNGAAVEAILAATKNPVQLGGGIRTMADIEGWLDKGLARVILGTAAVRDPDLVRQACKAFPGKVAVGIDAKGGKVAVEGWADTSELGAIELAKRFEGAGVAAIVFTDIDRDGVLSGINWDATIDLADAVSIPVIASGGLASLADVVRMVMPDAERLEGAISGRALYDGRIDPQIALGVLKGILPPDEGLFT; this comes from the coding sequence ATGACCGGCACGAAAATCCTCTTCCCCGCCATCGATCTCAAGGACGGCCAATGCGTCCGGCTCAAGCTCGGCGACATGGAGCAGGCCACGATCTACAACGAAGACCCGGCCGCGCAGGCGAAGGCCTTTGAGGATGAGGGCTTCGGCTGGCTGCACGTCGTCGATCTGAACGGTGCGTTCAAGGGCGAGAGCGTCAATGGAGCGGCGGTCGAGGCGATCCTTGCGGCGACGAAGAACCCGGTGCAGCTCGGCGGCGGCATCCGCACCATGGCCGATATCGAGGGCTGGCTCGACAAGGGCCTTGCCCGCGTGATCCTCGGCACCGCGGCGGTGCGCGATCCCGACCTGGTGCGCCAGGCCTGCAAGGCCTTCCCGGGCAAGGTCGCCGTCGGCATCGACGCCAAGGGCGGCAAGGTGGCTGTCGAAGGCTGGGCCGACACCTCCGAACTGGGCGCGATCGAACTGGCGAAACGATTCGAGGGCGCCGGCGTCGCCGCCATCGTCTTCACCGATATCGACCGCGACGGCGTACTGTCCGGCATCAACTGGGACGCGACGATCGATCTGGCCGACGCGGTCTCGATTCCGGTGATCGCCTCGGGCGGCCTTGCCTCGCTGGCCGATGTGGTGCGCATGGTCATGCCCGACGCCGAGCGGCTCGAGGGCGCCATATCCGGCCGCGCGCTCTATGACGGGCGCATCGACCCGCAGATCGCGCTCGGCGTTCTCAAGGGCATATTGCCGCCGGACGAGGGCCTGTTCACCTGA
- a CDS encoding Uma2 family endonuclease: protein MNIQDKWPTTPDEFLRWNQGREGKREFVHGRVVELMINVTRNHANLANRLLFALTSQLGTDEYMIGSADFGVRTASGVRFPDVIVEPAGGDGKALATAEPLLIAEILSPATMRDDFGPKADEYLAIASLRHYLILSQDEPRIWLWSRDDDGAFGKPATTDVTTTPVELAGLGVTLDLAALYKGIAEPGK, encoded by the coding sequence ATGAACATCCAGGACAAATGGCCGACGACCCCGGACGAATTCCTGCGCTGGAACCAAGGGCGCGAGGGCAAGCGCGAATTCGTGCACGGGCGGGTGGTCGAGTTGATGATCAATGTGACGCGCAATCACGCCAATCTGGCGAACCGGCTGCTCTTTGCCCTGACCAGCCAGCTTGGAACCGACGAGTACATGATCGGCTCGGCCGATTTCGGCGTCCGGACGGCAAGCGGCGTTCGTTTTCCCGATGTGATCGTCGAGCCGGCGGGCGGCGACGGCAAGGCGCTGGCGACCGCCGAACCGCTGCTCATCGCCGAGATCCTGTCGCCGGCCACCATGCGCGACGATTTCGGCCCCAAGGCGGACGAATATCTCGCGATCGCGTCGCTGCGCCACTATCTGATCCTGTCACAGGACGAGCCGCGCATCTGGCTGTGGTCGCGCGACGATGATGGCGCTTTCGGCAAGCCCGCGACCACCGACGTTACGACCACTCCGGTGGAACTGGCCGGTCTGGGGGTAACGCTCGACCTTGCCGCGCTTTACAAGGGCATCGCGGAGCCCGGAAAATGA
- the hisF gene encoding imidazole glycerol phosphate synthase subunit HisF, with amino-acid sequence MTMKARVIPCLDVKDGRVVKGVNFVDLIDAGDPVEAARAYDAAGADELCFLDITASSDDRETIFDVVARTAEHCFMPLTVGGGVRTIEDIRKLLLAGADKVSINTAAVRNPQFVAEAADKFGNQCIVVAIDAKKVSADGEPDRWEIFTHGGRTPTGIDAVAFAKKAVDLGAGEILLTSMDRDGTKAGFDIALTRAIADAVRVPVIASGGVGTLDHLVEGVRDGHATGVLAASIFHFGTHTIGEAKAHMAEAGLAVRLDPAA; translated from the coding sequence ATGACCATGAAAGCCCGTGTGATACCGTGCCTCGACGTCAAGGACGGCCGCGTCGTCAAGGGCGTCAACTTCGTAGATCTGATCGACGCGGGCGATCCGGTCGAGGCCGCCAGGGCCTATGACGCGGCGGGCGCGGACGAGTTATGTTTTCTCGACATCACCGCCTCGTCGGACGATCGCGAGACGATCTTCGACGTCGTCGCGCGCACGGCCGAGCATTGCTTCATGCCGCTGACGGTCGGCGGTGGGGTGCGCACCATCGAGGACATCCGCAAGCTGCTGCTCGCCGGCGCCGACAAGGTCTCGATCAACACCGCCGCCGTCAGGAACCCGCAATTCGTCGCCGAAGCCGCCGACAAGTTCGGCAACCAGTGCATCGTGGTCGCCATCGACGCCAAGAAGGTGTCCGCCGACGGTGAACCGGACCGCTGGGAGATCTTCACCCATGGCGGGCGCACGCCGACGGGCATCGACGCGGTCGCGTTCGCAAAGAAGGCCGTCGATCTGGGCGCCGGCGAAATCCTGCTGACCTCGATGGATCGCGACGGAACAAAGGCCGGCTTCGACATCGCGCTGACGCGCGCGATTGCCGATGCGGTGCGCGTGCCGGTGATCGCCTCGGGCGGCGTCGGCACGCTCGACCATCTCGTCGAGGGCGTGCGCGATGGTCATGCCACCGGCGTTCTCGCCGCCTCGATCTTTCATTTCGGCACCCACACGATCGGCGAGGCCAAGGCGCACATGGCCGAAGCCGGACTTGCGGTCCGGCTCGATCCGGCGGCATAG
- a CDS encoding phosphoribosyl-ATP diphosphatase, with translation MTEFSLRDLERIVAARAGASPDESWTAKLVAAGPEKAARKFGEEALETVIAALGEDREALIAESADLLYHWLVLCHTRSVTLDEVLAELERRTAQSGLAEKAARDA, from the coding sequence ATGACCGAATTTTCCTTGCGTGATCTCGAACGCATCGTCGCCGCGCGTGCCGGCGCCAGTCCGGATGAATCCTGGACGGCGAAACTGGTTGCCGCAGGCCCGGAGAAGGCCGCCCGGAAGTTCGGTGAGGAGGCGCTGGAGACAGTGATCGCCGCGCTCGGCGAGGACCGCGAGGCGCTGATCGCCGAAAGCGCCGATCTGCTCTACCACTGGCTCGTTCTCTGCCACACGCGGTCGGTGACGCTCGACGAAGTGCTGGCCGAGCTCGAACGGCGCACCGCCCAAAGTGGACTTGCGGAAAAGGCCGCCCGCGACGCATAA
- the coaA gene encoding type I pantothenate kinase: MTTDGLSLADQLSGGDLSPYRHFTAERWAEFRADTPLTLSADEVERLRSLNDPVDLEEVRRIYLSVSRLLSAHVESSQALFQQRKHFLNFPEAIKTPFIIGIAGSVAVGKSTTARVLKELLARWPSSPKVALVTTDGFLLPNAELRKRGLMERKGFPESYDVATILKFLSAIKAGEGKVSAPLYSHLTYDVRQGEYLTIDRPDILIFEGINVLQVRDLPEDGRTIPFVSDFFDFSIYIDADETMIHDWYVQRFMRLRETAFRNPQSFFHRYSQLSADAARAIAEGLWANINLKNLRENILPTRPRADLILRKGSNHLVESVLLRKL, encoded by the coding sequence ATGACCACCGACGGCCTCTCGCTCGCCGACCAACTCTCGGGCGGCGACCTGTCGCCCTATCGTCACTTCACCGCCGAACGCTGGGCCGAGTTCCGCGCCGACACGCCGCTGACGCTGAGCGCCGATGAGGTCGAAAGGCTGCGCTCGCTCAACGACCCGGTCGACCTCGAGGAGGTCCGCCGCATCTATCTGTCGGTCTCGCGGCTTCTTTCAGCGCACGTTGAATCGTCACAGGCGCTCTTTCAGCAGCGCAAGCACTTCCTGAACTTTCCCGAGGCGATCAAGACGCCCTTCATCATCGGCATCGCCGGCTCGGTGGCGGTCGGCAAGTCGACCACGGCGCGCGTGCTCAAGGAATTGCTCGCCCGCTGGCCGTCGAGCCCCAAGGTCGCGCTGGTGACGACCGATGGCTTCCTGTTGCCCAACGCCGAGTTGCGCAAGCGCGGCCTGATGGAGCGCAAGGGTTTCCCCGAAAGCTACGATGTCGCCACGATCCTGAAGTTCCTGTCGGCGATCAAGGCGGGCGAGGGCAAGGTCTCCGCGCCGCTCTATTCGCATCTGACCTACGATGTGCGCCAGGGCGAATATCTGACCATCGACCGGCCGGACATCCTGATCTTCGAGGGAATCAACGTCCTGCAGGTGCGCGATCTGCCCGAGGACGGAAGGACGATCCCGTTCGTGTCCGACTTCTTCGACTTCTCGATCTATATCGACGCCGACGAGACCATGATCCACGACTGGTACGTCCAGCGTTTCATGCGGCTGCGCGAAACCGCGTTCAGGAATCCGCAATCTTTCTTCCATCGCTACTCGCAATTGTCGGCCGACGCCGCCCGCGCGATCGCCGAAGGCCTCTGGGCGAACATCAACCTGAAGAACCTGCGCGAGAACATCCTGCCGACGCGCCCGCGCGCCGACCTGATCCTGCGCAAGGGCTCGAACCATCTGGTCGAATCGGTGCTGCTCAGGAAGCTTTGA
- a CDS encoding alpha-ketoglutarate-dependent dioxygenase AlkB family protein, translating into MTSLPEGVRDFPGALDPDAQAALVADIRAVVEKAPLFTPVMPRTGKPMSVRMSNCGPLGWVTDKQNGYRYQPTHPVTGEAWPAMPPSIVALWDRFAGYEHPPEACLVNFYAPDTRMGLHQDRDEADFDAPVLSVSLGDDCLFRVGGSTRGGKTVSLRLQSGDVLVLGGASRLAYHGVDRIYPGTSMLLKQPGRINLTLRRVTKPSD; encoded by the coding sequence ATGACATCGCTTCCCGAAGGCGTCCGGGACTTTCCGGGCGCGCTCGACCCGGACGCACAGGCCGCCCTGGTCGCCGACATCAGGGCGGTCGTCGAAAAGGCGCCGCTGTTCACGCCCGTCATGCCGCGCACCGGCAAGCCGATGAGTGTGCGCATGAGCAATTGCGGCCCGCTCGGATGGGTGACGGACAAACAGAACGGCTATCGCTACCAGCCGACCCATCCGGTGACCGGCGAGGCGTGGCCGGCCATGCCGCCGAGCATCGTGGCGCTCTGGGACCGTTTTGCCGGCTACGAACATCCGCCAGAAGCCTGCCTTGTCAACTTCTACGCGCCCGATACCAGGATGGGCCTGCATCAGGATCGCGACGAGGCCGACTTCGACGCGCCCGTCCTGTCGGTTTCGCTGGGGGATGATTGCCTGTTCCGGGTCGGCGGATCGACACGCGGCGGCAAGACGGTTTCGCTGAGGCTTCAATCGGGCGATGTGCTGGTCCTGGGCGGTGCCTCGCGCCTCGCCTATCACGGCGTCGACAGGATCTATCCGGGCACCTCGATGCTGCTCAAGCAGCCCGGCCGTATCAACCTGACGCTGAGACGGGTGACGAAGCCTTCAGACTGA
- a CDS encoding cytochrome d ubiquinol oxidase subunit II encodes MDISLLYPYLPVVFAALMGIAILVYVVLDGFDLGVGILFAVAPAGDRDRMIASIGPFWDANETWLVLAIGILLVAFPIAHGQILTALYLPVAIMLIGLIARGVAFEFRAKANDDEKWLWNRVFFAGSLVTALSQGYMLGAYVLGLRSDVIAVQFGLVVALCLTAGYAAIGAAWLIYKTEGDLQKRAVGWMQRALLLALVGMIIISLATPFASPRIFYRWFSVPEILALAPLPLMTGFLFAFLFWQLAFLPDRNDRFSLVPFIGMTGIMVLGFAGLAYSFYPYVVPEKTTIYEAAAAPESLIIVLAGALVVIPVIVAYSIFAYRVFGGKATELRYD; translated from the coding sequence ATGGATATCAGCCTGCTCTACCCCTATCTGCCGGTCGTCTTCGCCGCCCTGATGGGCATCGCGATCCTCGTCTATGTGGTCCTCGACGGGTTCGATCTGGGTGTCGGCATCCTGTTCGCCGTGGCGCCCGCCGGCGACCGCGACCGCATGATCGCCTCGATCGGACCGTTCTGGGACGCCAATGAAACCTGGCTGGTACTGGCGATCGGTATCCTGCTGGTGGCCTTTCCCATCGCGCACGGGCAGATACTGACCGCGCTCTACCTGCCCGTGGCGATCATGCTGATCGGCCTGATCGCGCGCGGCGTCGCCTTCGAGTTCCGGGCCAAGGCCAACGATGACGAGAAATGGCTCTGGAACCGCGTCTTCTTCGCCGGGTCGCTCGTCACAGCGCTCAGCCAGGGCTACATGCTCGGCGCCTATGTCCTCGGCCTGCGCAGCGATGTGATCGCGGTGCAGTTCGGTCTCGTCGTCGCGCTGTGCCTGACGGCGGGTTACGCGGCCATCGGTGCGGCGTGGCTGATCTACAAGACCGAAGGAGACCTGCAGAAGCGCGCGGTCGGCTGGATGCAGCGGGCGCTGCTGCTGGCGCTCGTCGGCATGATCATCATTTCGCTCGCGACCCCGTTTGCCAGCCCGCGCATCTTCTATCGCTGGTTCTCGGTCCCCGAAATCCTGGCGCTCGCGCCGTTGCCGCTGATGACGGGCTTCCTGTTCGCCTTCCTGTTCTGGCAACTCGCCTTCCTGCCCGACCGCAACGACCGGTTCTCGCTCGTCCCTTTCATCGGCATGACCGGCATCATGGTGCTCGGTTTTGCCGGGCTCGCCTACTCCTTCTACCCCTATGTCGTTCCCGAGAAGACGACGATCTACGAGGCTGCGGCGGCGCCCGAGAGCCTGATCATCGTGCTCGCCGGCGCGCTGGTCGTCATTCCGGTGATCGTCGCCTACTCGATCTTCGCCTACCGGGTGTTCGGCGGCAAGGCGACGGAACTCCGCTATGACTGA